The following coding sequences lie in one Alphaproteobacteria bacterium genomic window:
- a CDS encoding DNA polymerase III subunit delta' yields MLEWDTLTPRANPDLLGHEAAEKTMRATFESDCLAHAWLISGPRGVGKATLAFRFARFVLTGDAAQNELLSDDSAGGLWVDPEDPVFSRVASGGHTDLLTLERGRDTKGKQRGEIIVEDARRLGDFLSLTAGEGGWRVVVIDAADELNRNAANALLKLVEEPPPRALLLLVCHVPGRVSATLRSRCRRLGLAPLNNATVADLLQGWQPGLDADDVHGLTHLAEGSPGRALALAEAGGMALYRELVGLIASAPGIDAQALHGFGDKLASRGNEDTFAQAMALLSGWLARLVGSAARGVAFVELVPGEARTAKRLLAARDLDQWLELWEKVGDLAARAGRVNLDRKQIVLGVFTALERNARA; encoded by the coding sequence ATGCTTGAGTGGGACACCCTGACGCCTCGGGCAAACCCGGACCTGCTTGGCCACGAGGCGGCCGAAAAGACCATGCGAGCAACCTTCGAATCCGACTGCCTTGCTCATGCCTGGCTGATCAGCGGTCCGCGAGGGGTGGGCAAGGCGACACTCGCCTTCCGCTTCGCCCGCTTTGTGCTGACCGGCGACGCAGCCCAGAACGAACTGCTCAGTGATGATAGCGCCGGTGGACTGTGGGTGGATCCCGAAGACCCCGTCTTTTCTCGTGTCGCTTCGGGTGGACACACGGACCTGCTTACCCTTGAGCGCGGCCGCGACACCAAAGGTAAGCAGCGTGGAGAAATTATCGTCGAGGACGCCCGCCGTCTCGGTGATTTCCTGTCGCTGACCGCCGGCGAGGGTGGCTGGCGCGTTGTCGTGATCGACGCCGCCGACGAACTCAACCGCAATGCGGCCAATGCGCTTCTCAAGCTTGTGGAGGAGCCGCCGCCGCGCGCGCTGCTGCTGCTCGTTTGCCACGTGCCAGGCCGCGTCAGCGCTACCTTGCGTAGCCGCTGCCGGCGCTTGGGTCTGGCGCCACTCAACAACGCGACGGTCGCCGATTTACTGCAGGGTTGGCAGCCCGGTCTTGACGCCGACGATGTCCACGGCCTCACGCATCTTGCCGAAGGCTCGCCGGGGCGCGCGCTGGCGCTAGCGGAAGCGGGCGGCATGGCGCTGTATCGCGAGCTTGTCGGCCTGATCGCCAGCGCCCCGGGGATCGACGCGCAAGCGCTGCACGGTTTCGGCGACAAGTTAGCGAGCCGCGGCAACGAGGATACCTTCGCCCAAGCCATGGCTCTGCTCAGCGGTTGGCTGGCCCGCCTGGTCGGTAGTGCCGCGCGCGGCGTCGCTTTCGTCGAGCTGGTGCCGGGCGAGGCTCGGACCGCCAAACGCCTGTTGGCGGCACGCGACCTTGATCAATGGCTGGAGCTGTGGGAAAAGGTCGGCGACCTCGCGGCGCGCGCCGGCCGCGTCAATCTCGACCGCAAGCAGATCGTACTGGGCGTTTTTACCGCGCTGGAACGCAACGCGCGCGCCTGA